The Candidatus Koribacter versatilis Ellin345 genome has a segment encoding these proteins:
- a CDS encoding cold-shock protein: protein MREKGTVKWFNGAKGYGFIQRSTGEDVFVHFSAIQENGYRTLNEGETVEFDLLKGPKGFQAANVVRA, encoded by the coding sequence GTGAGAGAGAAGGGAACTGTTAAGTGGTTCAACGGCGCCAAGGGCTATGGATTCATTCAGCGCTCCACCGGCGAAGACGTCTTTGTGCACTTTTCCGCGATCCAGGAAAACGGCTATCGCACCCTCAATGAGGGCGAAACCGTAGAGTTCGACCTGCTGAAAGGCCCCAAGGGCTTCCAGGCAGCAAACGTCGTCCGTGCGTAA
- the queG gene encoding tRNA epoxyqueuosine(34) reductase QueG, whose product MPSISAISEQVRRLAREHGFDLAGIAGVGPYPESEVFEPWIAEERHGEMSYLASRNDAGALKRAELKNAAPWARSVVVCAMNYNSSAPYSTHAGSNREGWIARYAQGEVDYHDVLLPRLRTLEAAIAALAPNEEPFRSWCYVDTGPVIERVFAKYAGIGWIGKNTCILNEQLGSWLFLGVILTNLALEPDLPATDRCGSCTRCLDACPTNAFVGPHQLDATKCISYLTIEKRGPIPEELRTGIGRHLFGCDICQDVCPWNRKAPVGTVPEFQPKEERVNPPLRELAEMDVDQYREFVQKSPIKRTKWVGFRRNLAVAIGNNGDLELLATAEKLAADEDPLVAEHGRWAVEQLRKIF is encoded by the coding sequence ATGCCCAGTATTTCCGCCATTTCCGAGCAGGTTCGTCGTCTCGCGCGCGAACATGGGTTCGATCTCGCGGGCATTGCCGGAGTCGGACCGTATCCAGAGTCTGAGGTGTTCGAACCTTGGATAGCAGAAGAGCGGCACGGCGAGATGTCGTATCTCGCATCGCGAAACGATGCCGGAGCACTGAAGCGCGCAGAGTTGAAGAATGCCGCGCCTTGGGCCCGCTCAGTAGTGGTCTGTGCCATGAACTACAACTCGAGCGCTCCCTACTCAACCCATGCCGGCAGCAATCGTGAGGGGTGGATTGCGCGCTATGCACAGGGCGAAGTGGATTATCACGATGTGTTATTGCCGAGATTGAGAACACTGGAAGCGGCCATCGCGGCGCTCGCCCCGAATGAGGAACCATTCCGGTCGTGGTGCTACGTGGATACCGGACCCGTGATAGAACGCGTCTTCGCAAAATATGCGGGAATCGGTTGGATCGGCAAGAACACCTGCATCCTGAATGAACAGCTCGGGTCGTGGCTGTTCCTCGGCGTGATTCTTACCAACCTCGCGCTCGAGCCAGATCTTCCAGCCACAGATCGCTGTGGATCCTGTACCCGATGCCTGGATGCTTGTCCGACGAATGCGTTCGTTGGGCCTCATCAGCTCGATGCCACGAAGTGCATCTCGTATCTGACGATTGAGAAGCGCGGTCCGATCCCGGAAGAGCTTCGAACAGGAATCGGAAGGCACCTGTTTGGGTGCGACATTTGCCAGGATGTCTGCCCCTGGAACCGAAAAGCACCGGTGGGGACAGTCCCGGAATTTCAGCCGAAAGAGGAACGCGTGAATCCGCCGTTAAGGGAACTCGCCGAGATGGACGTTGATCAGTACCGCGAATTCGTACAGAAGTCGCCGATCAAGCGGACCAAATGGGTGGGCTTCCGCCGCAATCTTGCTGTCGCTATCGGCAACAACGGAGATCTGGAGTTACTGGCAACCGCGGAGAAACTGGCTGCGGATGAGGACCCGTTGGTGGCCGAGCATGGTCGGTGGGCGGTCGAGCAACTCAGGAAGATTTTCTAG